The Glycine max cultivar Williams 82 chromosome 12, Glycine_max_v4.0, whole genome shotgun sequence genome window below encodes:
- the LOC112998545 gene encoding G-type lectin S-receptor-like serine/threonine-protein kinase At4g27290 isoform X3 → MKLGWDLKKGLNWFLTAWKNWDDPSPGDFTRSTLHTNNPEEVMWKGTTQYYRSGPWDGIGFSGIPSVSSDSNTNYTIVSNKDEFYITYSLIDKSLISRVVMNQTRYARQRLAWNIDSQTWRVSSELPTDFCDQYNICGAFGICVIGQAPACKCLDGFKPKSPRNWTQMSWNQGCVHNQTWSCRKKGRDGFNKFSNVKVPDTRRSWVNANMTLDECKNKCWENCSCTAYANSDIKGGGSGCAIWFSDLLDIRLMPNAGQDLYIRLAMSETAQQYQEAKHSSKKKVVVIASTVSSVIAILLIFIFIYWSYKNKNKEIITGIEGKNNKSQQEDFELPLFDLASIAHATNNFSNDNKLGEGGFGPVYKGILPYGQEVAVKRLSETSRQGLKEFKNEVMLCAELQHRNLVKVLGCCIQDDEKLLIYEYMANKSLDVFLFDSSQGKLLDWPKRFCIINGIARGLLYLHQDSRLRIIHRDLKASNVLLDNEMNPKISDFGLARMCGGDQIEGKTSRVVGTYGYMAPEYAFDGIFSIKSDVFSFGVLLLEIVSGKKNRLFSPNDYNNLIGHAWRLSKEGKPMQFIDTSLKDSYNLHEALRCIHIGLLCVQHHPNDRPNMASVVVSLSNENALPLPKNPSYLLNDIPTERESSSNTSLSVNDVTTSMLSGR, encoded by the exons ATGAAATTGGGATGGGACTTGAAGAAAGGCCTCAATTGGTTCCTAACTGCTTGGAAAAACTGGGATGACCCTTCACCAGGGGACTTCACACGGTCTACTTTACATACCAATAATCCTGAAGAGGTTATGTGGAAGGGCACAACACAATACTACAGAAGTGGCCCATGGGATGGAATTGGATTCAGCGGTATCCCCTCTGTGTCATCTGACTCAAATACAAACTACACAATTGTGTCCAACAAGGATGAATTTTACATTACATATAGCTTGATCGATAAGTCGTTGATTTCAAGAGTTGTTATGAATCAAACACGATATGCTCGTCAGCGCTTGGCATGGAATATAGATAGTCAAACGTGGAGGGTGTCTTCAGAGTTGCCAACCGATTTCTGCGACCAGTATAATATTTGTGGCGCATTTGGGATTTGTGTCATTGGTCAGGCACCGGCGTGCAAGTGTTTAGATGGATTCAAGCCAAAATCGCCCCGAAATTGGACCCAAATGAGTTGGAATCAGGGGTGTGTGCACAACCAAACATGGAGCTGCAGGAAAAAGGGCAGGGATGGCTTTAACAAATTCAGTAACGTGAAGGTACCAGACACTAGAAGATCGTGGGTTAATGCAAATATGACACTTGATGAGTGCAAAAACAAATGTTGGGAAAATTGCTCATGTACAGCTTATGCAAATTCAGACATCAAGGGAGGAGGTAGTGGCTGTGCCATTTGGTTCAGTGATTTGTTAGATATAAGACTGATGCCAAATGCTGGGCAAGATCTGTATATTAGATTGGCAATGTCTGAAACAG ctcaacaatatcaagaGGCCAAACATAGTTCAAAGAAAAAGGTGGTTGTGATTGCAAGCACGGTCTCCTCTGTAATTGCTATactattaattttcatattcattTACTGGagctacaaaaataaaaataaag AGATCATCACTGGAATCGAAGGAAAGAACAATAAAAGCCAACAAGAAGATTTTGAGCTACCTTTATTTGACCTTGCCTCAATAGCACATGCCACAAATAACTTCTCAAATGACAATAAGCTTGGTGAAGGTGGTTTTGGGCCTGTATACAAG GGAATACTACCATATGGACAAGAGGTTGCTGTTAAGAGGCTTTCCGAAACATCTAGACAAggattaaaagaatttaagaatGAGGTTATGTTATGTGCCGAACTCCAACATCGGAATCTTGTTAAAGTACTTGGCTGCTGCATTCAAGACGATGAGAAATTGCTCATATACGAATATATGGCCAACAAAAGCTTAGACGTCTTTCTTTTTG ATTCTAGTCAAGGTAAACTGCTTGATTGGCCTAAGCGTTTCTGCATTATAAATGGAATTGCTCGGGGACTACTTTATCTTCATCAAGACTCAAGACTAAGGATCATACACAGAGATCTTAAGGCAAGTAATGTTTTATTGGATAATGAAATGAATCCAAAAATTTCAGATTTTGGCTTGGCTCGAATGTGTGGAGGTGATCAAATTGAAGGGAAAACAAGCAGAGTAGTTGGTACATA TGGTTATATGGCACCTGAATATGCCTTTGATGGAATATTTTCCATTAAATCCGATGTGTTTAGCTTTGGTGTATTATTGCTAGAGATAGTAAGTGGCAAGAAAAATAGGCTCTTCTCTCCAAACGACTACAACAATCTTATTGGGCAT gcATGGAGGCTGTCGAAAGAGGGAAAACCAATGCAATTCATTGACACTAGTTTGAAGGACTCATACAATCTACATGAGGCGTTGCGTTGCATTCATATTGGTCTCTTATGTGTGCAACATCATCCTAACGATAGACCAAACATGGCATCTGTGGTTGTATCATTGAGCAACGAGAATGCATTGCCTCTACCAAAGAATCCAAGCTACCTACTCAATGACATACCAACTGAAAGAGAATCTTCTTCTAATACATCCCTTTCTGTTAATGATGTCACTACCTCAATGTTGAGTGGGAGATAG
- the LOC112998545 gene encoding G-type lectin S-receptor-like serine/threonine-protein kinase At4g27290 isoform X1, with protein MAMLTILLLSKLLSLFSKFAVATDTITQSEFLEDNTTLVSNNGTFELGFFTPGSSSSPNRYVGIWYKNIPIRTLVWVANRDNPIKDNSSKLSINTQGNLVLVNQNNTVIWSTNTTAKASLVVAQLLDSGNLVLRDEKDTNPENYLWQSFDYPSDTFLPGMKLGWDLKKGLNWFLTAWKNWDDPSPGDFTRSTLHTNNPEEVMWKGTTQYYRSGPWDGIGFSGIPSVSSDSNTNYTIVSNKDEFYITYSLIDKSLISRVVMNQTRYARQRLAWNIDSQTWRVSSELPTDFCDQYNICGAFGICVIGQAPACKCLDGFKPKSPRNWTQMSWNQGCVHNQTWSCRKKGRDGFNKFSNVKVPDTRRSWVNANMTLDECKNKCWENCSCTAYANSDIKGGGSGCAIWFSDLLDIRLMPNAGQDLYIRLAMSETAQQYQEAKHSSKKKVVVIASTVSSVIAILLIFIFIYWSYKNKNKEIITGIEGKNNKSQQEDFELPLFDLASIAHATNNFSNDNKLGEGGFGPVYKGILPYGQEVAVKRLSETSRQGLKEFKNEVMLCAELQHRNLVKVLGCCIQDDEKLLIYEYMANKSLDVFLFDSSQGKLLDWPKRFCIINGIARGLLYLHQDSRLRIIHRDLKASNVLLDNEMNPKISDFGLARMCGGDQIEGKTSRVVGTYGYMAPEYAFDGIFSIKSDVFSFGVLLLEIVSGKKNRLFSPNDYNNLIGHAWRLSKEGKPMQFIDTSLKDSYNLHEALRCIHIGLLCVQHHPNDRPNMASVVVSLSNENALPLPKNPSYLLNDIPTERESSSNTSLSVNDVTTSMLSGR; from the exons ATGGCCATGCTTACTATTCTCCTTCTAAGCAAACtactttctctcttctctaaaTTTGCAGTCGCAACAGATACCATCACCCAGTCTGAGTTCCTTGAAGATAACACGACCTTGGTTTCAAACAATGGAACCTTTGAGTTGGGTTTCTTTACCCCGGGTAGTAGTAGTTCCCCGAACCGCTATGTAGGAATCTGGTACAAAAATATTCCAATCAGAACCCTGGTTTGGGTTGCGAACCGCGACAATCCAATCAAAGACAACTCCAGCAAATTGAGCATAAACACACAGGGCAACCTGGTACTTGTCAACCAAAACAACACCGTTATTTGGTCAACAAACACCACAGCAAAAGCATCCCTTGTCGTAGCACAGTTGTTAGACTCAGGCAACTTGGTTCTAAGAGACGAGAAAGACACGAATCCTGAAAACTACTTGTGGCAGAGCTTTGACTATCCCTCAGACACGTTTCTACCTGGAATGAAATTGGGATGGGACTTGAAGAAAGGCCTCAATTGGTTCCTAACTGCTTGGAAAAACTGGGATGACCCTTCACCAGGGGACTTCACACGGTCTACTTTACATACCAATAATCCTGAAGAGGTTATGTGGAAGGGCACAACACAATACTACAGAAGTGGCCCATGGGATGGAATTGGATTCAGCGGTATCCCCTCTGTGTCATCTGACTCAAATACAAACTACACAATTGTGTCCAACAAGGATGAATTTTACATTACATATAGCTTGATCGATAAGTCGTTGATTTCAAGAGTTGTTATGAATCAAACACGATATGCTCGTCAGCGCTTGGCATGGAATATAGATAGTCAAACGTGGAGGGTGTCTTCAGAGTTGCCAACCGATTTCTGCGACCAGTATAATATTTGTGGCGCATTTGGGATTTGTGTCATTGGTCAGGCACCGGCGTGCAAGTGTTTAGATGGATTCAAGCCAAAATCGCCCCGAAATTGGACCCAAATGAGTTGGAATCAGGGGTGTGTGCACAACCAAACATGGAGCTGCAGGAAAAAGGGCAGGGATGGCTTTAACAAATTCAGTAACGTGAAGGTACCAGACACTAGAAGATCGTGGGTTAATGCAAATATGACACTTGATGAGTGCAAAAACAAATGTTGGGAAAATTGCTCATGTACAGCTTATGCAAATTCAGACATCAAGGGAGGAGGTAGTGGCTGTGCCATTTGGTTCAGTGATTTGTTAGATATAAGACTGATGCCAAATGCTGGGCAAGATCTGTATATTAGATTGGCAATGTCTGAAACAG ctcaacaatatcaagaGGCCAAACATAGTTCAAAGAAAAAGGTGGTTGTGATTGCAAGCACGGTCTCCTCTGTAATTGCTATactattaattttcatattcattTACTGGagctacaaaaataaaaataaag AGATCATCACTGGAATCGAAGGAAAGAACAATAAAAGCCAACAAGAAGATTTTGAGCTACCTTTATTTGACCTTGCCTCAATAGCACATGCCACAAATAACTTCTCAAATGACAATAAGCTTGGTGAAGGTGGTTTTGGGCCTGTATACAAG GGAATACTACCATATGGACAAGAGGTTGCTGTTAAGAGGCTTTCCGAAACATCTAGACAAggattaaaagaatttaagaatGAGGTTATGTTATGTGCCGAACTCCAACATCGGAATCTTGTTAAAGTACTTGGCTGCTGCATTCAAGACGATGAGAAATTGCTCATATACGAATATATGGCCAACAAAAGCTTAGACGTCTTTCTTTTTG ATTCTAGTCAAGGTAAACTGCTTGATTGGCCTAAGCGTTTCTGCATTATAAATGGAATTGCTCGGGGACTACTTTATCTTCATCAAGACTCAAGACTAAGGATCATACACAGAGATCTTAAGGCAAGTAATGTTTTATTGGATAATGAAATGAATCCAAAAATTTCAGATTTTGGCTTGGCTCGAATGTGTGGAGGTGATCAAATTGAAGGGAAAACAAGCAGAGTAGTTGGTACATA TGGTTATATGGCACCTGAATATGCCTTTGATGGAATATTTTCCATTAAATCCGATGTGTTTAGCTTTGGTGTATTATTGCTAGAGATAGTAAGTGGCAAGAAAAATAGGCTCTTCTCTCCAAACGACTACAACAATCTTATTGGGCAT gcATGGAGGCTGTCGAAAGAGGGAAAACCAATGCAATTCATTGACACTAGTTTGAAGGACTCATACAATCTACATGAGGCGTTGCGTTGCATTCATATTGGTCTCTTATGTGTGCAACATCATCCTAACGATAGACCAAACATGGCATCTGTGGTTGTATCATTGAGCAACGAGAATGCATTGCCTCTACCAAAGAATCCAAGCTACCTACTCAATGACATACCAACTGAAAGAGAATCTTCTTCTAATACATCCCTTTCTGTTAATGATGTCACTACCTCAATGTTGAGTGGGAGATAG
- the LOC112998545 gene encoding receptor-like serine/threonine-protein kinase SD1-7 isoform X2 — protein sequence MAMLTILLLSKLLSLFSKFAVATDTITQSEFLEDNTTLVSNNGTFELGFFTPGSSSSPNRYVGIWYKNIPIRTLVWVANRDNPIKDNSSKLSINTQGNLVLVNQNNTVIWSTNTTAKASLVVAQLLDSGNLVLRDEKDTNPENYLWQSFDYPSDTFLPGMKLGWDLKKGLNWFLTAWKNWDDPSPGDFTRSTLHTNNPEEVMWKGTTQYYRSGPWDGIGFSGIPSVSSDSNTNYTIVSNKDEFYITYSLIDKSLISRVVMNQTRYARQRLAWNIDSQTWRVSSELPTDFCDQYNICGAFGICVIGQAPACKCLDGFKPKSPRNWTQMSWNQGCVHNQTWSCRKKGRDGFNKFSNVKVPDTRRSWVNANMTLDECKNKCWENCSCTAYANSDIKGGGSGCAIWFSDLLDIRLMPNAGQDLYIRLAMSETAQQYQEAKHSSKKKVVVIASTVSSVIAILLIFIFIYWSYKNKNKEIITGIEGKNNKSQQEDFELPLFDLASIAHATNNFSNDNKLGEGGFGPVYKGILPYGQEVAVKRLSETSRQGLKEFKNEVMLCAELQHRNLVKVLGCCIQDDEKLLIYEYMANKSLDVFLFDFGLARMCGGDQIEGKTSRVVGTYGYMAPEYAFDGIFSIKSDVFSFGVLLLEIVSGKKNRLFSPNDYNNLIGHAWRLSKEGKPMQFIDTSLKDSYNLHEALRCIHIGLLCVQHHPNDRPNMASVVVSLSNENALPLPKNPSYLLNDIPTERESSSNTSLSVNDVTTSMLSGR from the exons ATGGCCATGCTTACTATTCTCCTTCTAAGCAAACtactttctctcttctctaaaTTTGCAGTCGCAACAGATACCATCACCCAGTCTGAGTTCCTTGAAGATAACACGACCTTGGTTTCAAACAATGGAACCTTTGAGTTGGGTTTCTTTACCCCGGGTAGTAGTAGTTCCCCGAACCGCTATGTAGGAATCTGGTACAAAAATATTCCAATCAGAACCCTGGTTTGGGTTGCGAACCGCGACAATCCAATCAAAGACAACTCCAGCAAATTGAGCATAAACACACAGGGCAACCTGGTACTTGTCAACCAAAACAACACCGTTATTTGGTCAACAAACACCACAGCAAAAGCATCCCTTGTCGTAGCACAGTTGTTAGACTCAGGCAACTTGGTTCTAAGAGACGAGAAAGACACGAATCCTGAAAACTACTTGTGGCAGAGCTTTGACTATCCCTCAGACACGTTTCTACCTGGAATGAAATTGGGATGGGACTTGAAGAAAGGCCTCAATTGGTTCCTAACTGCTTGGAAAAACTGGGATGACCCTTCACCAGGGGACTTCACACGGTCTACTTTACATACCAATAATCCTGAAGAGGTTATGTGGAAGGGCACAACACAATACTACAGAAGTGGCCCATGGGATGGAATTGGATTCAGCGGTATCCCCTCTGTGTCATCTGACTCAAATACAAACTACACAATTGTGTCCAACAAGGATGAATTTTACATTACATATAGCTTGATCGATAAGTCGTTGATTTCAAGAGTTGTTATGAATCAAACACGATATGCTCGTCAGCGCTTGGCATGGAATATAGATAGTCAAACGTGGAGGGTGTCTTCAGAGTTGCCAACCGATTTCTGCGACCAGTATAATATTTGTGGCGCATTTGGGATTTGTGTCATTGGTCAGGCACCGGCGTGCAAGTGTTTAGATGGATTCAAGCCAAAATCGCCCCGAAATTGGACCCAAATGAGTTGGAATCAGGGGTGTGTGCACAACCAAACATGGAGCTGCAGGAAAAAGGGCAGGGATGGCTTTAACAAATTCAGTAACGTGAAGGTACCAGACACTAGAAGATCGTGGGTTAATGCAAATATGACACTTGATGAGTGCAAAAACAAATGTTGGGAAAATTGCTCATGTACAGCTTATGCAAATTCAGACATCAAGGGAGGAGGTAGTGGCTGTGCCATTTGGTTCAGTGATTTGTTAGATATAAGACTGATGCCAAATGCTGGGCAAGATCTGTATATTAGATTGGCAATGTCTGAAACAG ctcaacaatatcaagaGGCCAAACATAGTTCAAAGAAAAAGGTGGTTGTGATTGCAAGCACGGTCTCCTCTGTAATTGCTATactattaattttcatattcattTACTGGagctacaaaaataaaaataaag AGATCATCACTGGAATCGAAGGAAAGAACAATAAAAGCCAACAAGAAGATTTTGAGCTACCTTTATTTGACCTTGCCTCAATAGCACATGCCACAAATAACTTCTCAAATGACAATAAGCTTGGTGAAGGTGGTTTTGGGCCTGTATACAAG GGAATACTACCATATGGACAAGAGGTTGCTGTTAAGAGGCTTTCCGAAACATCTAGACAAggattaaaagaatttaagaatGAGGTTATGTTATGTGCCGAACTCCAACATCGGAATCTTGTTAAAGTACTTGGCTGCTGCATTCAAGACGATGAGAAATTGCTCATATACGAATATATGGCCAACAAAAGCTTAGACGTCTTTCTTTTTG ATTTTGGCTTGGCTCGAATGTGTGGAGGTGATCAAATTGAAGGGAAAACAAGCAGAGTAGTTGGTACATA TGGTTATATGGCACCTGAATATGCCTTTGATGGAATATTTTCCATTAAATCCGATGTGTTTAGCTTTGGTGTATTATTGCTAGAGATAGTAAGTGGCAAGAAAAATAGGCTCTTCTCTCCAAACGACTACAACAATCTTATTGGGCAT gcATGGAGGCTGTCGAAAGAGGGAAAACCAATGCAATTCATTGACACTAGTTTGAAGGACTCATACAATCTACATGAGGCGTTGCGTTGCATTCATATTGGTCTCTTATGTGTGCAACATCATCCTAACGATAGACCAAACATGGCATCTGTGGTTGTATCATTGAGCAACGAGAATGCATTGCCTCTACCAAAGAATCCAAGCTACCTACTCAATGACATACCAACTGAAAGAGAATCTTCTTCTAATACATCCCTTTCTGTTAATGATGTCACTACCTCAATGTTGAGTGGGAGATAG